One Pseudomonadota bacterium DNA window includes the following coding sequences:
- a CDS encoding replicative DNA helicase has protein sequence MEFRASNPRGAVREGPKVPPHSVEAEQSVLGGLLLDNESWTQVVERLTEHDFYRLEHRLIFRAIEALAAESKPY, from the coding sequence GTGGAGTTTCGCGCTTCCAATCCCCGGGGTGCCGTTCGAGAAGGTCCTAAGGTCCCGCCCCATTCTGTGGAGGCCGAACAGTCCGTATTGGGCGGTTTGTTGCTCGACAACGAAAGCTGGACCCAGGTGGTCGAGCGCCTCACCGAGCATGACTTCTATCGTTTAGAGCACCGGCTGATCTTCCGCGCGATCGAGGCGCTGGCGGCGGAGAGCAAGCCTTACGA